In Acidimicrobiales bacterium, the sequence CGACGCATTGCTGGCGTCGCCCGACCTGGCCGCTCGTATGGGGGAGGCCGCCTCGGCCCGCGCCGCGAACTACACGTGGTCCCTCACCGCGGCGCGCCTGCGTCGGGTGTACGCCGACGTGGCCTCGCGCAGCCTCGTGGAGTGTGGCGGCTGACCGACCGCGCTCGGCGCTGCGTCGCTCCCGGTGCCGGTCAGCCGAGCTCGCGCGATCGAGCAGTTGCGGCGGCCACGGCGTCGAGGAAGGCGGCTCGCACGCCGGCGCGCTCGAGCTCGCGCAGACCCGCTGCGGTGGTGCCGCCCGGTGAAGTGACCGCGGCGCGCAGCTCTGCGGGGGCATCGCCCACTTCGCTGAGCAGGCGTGCCGAGCCGAGCAGCAGCTGGATCGTCAGGTCGATCGCGGTGGTCCGGCTGAGGCCCACGAGCACGCCCGCTTCGATCAGCGCCTCGGCCACCAGGAACACGTAAGCGGGACCCGAGCCGGACAGCCCGGTCACTGCGTCGAGCTGCGGCTCGGGCACTTCGATCACGGTGCCGACGGCTTCGAGGATCCCGGTCGCCCACGCGAGGTCGTCGACGCTGGCCGTGGTCCCCGCGCTGATGCCGGCTGCGCCAGCCCCGACGAGCGAGGGCGTGTTCGGCACGGCGCGAACGACGGCGGTACCCGCGGGCAGGTGCGATTCGAGCACGGTGAGCGTGATGCCGGCGGCGATCGACAACACCCGCTTGGGTGTCGTGGCGCCGAGGCCGCTGAGCTGGTCGGCGACGCCTGCGACGTGCTGCGGCTTCACGGCGATCACCACGCCGTCGGCAGCGACGGGTTCTGCACTGGTGGCGAGGCCGGGGAACCGGTCGGCGAGCGCCTCGCGGCGGTGCGGGTCGGTCTCGGAGACGGCGAGTTGCTCGGCTGGAGCCCAGCCGGCCTGGATCAGTCCACCGAGGAGGGCTTCGCCCATCCTCCCGCCACCCACGATCAGCAGCCGCGTCATGGGCGCCACCCTACTGATCGCCGGTGCGCCGGCCTTCCGTTCCAGGCGCCTGACCGTGCACCGGGGGCACGCTCCGGTGCCCAGGAGCGGGATTGCCGGGCCGCTGCCCCTTCCCCGATGGGCAGCGACCCGGCGTGCTCAAGGTACAACAGAGAGTGATAGAAAAGCAATGGAAATCATTGAAAAGTACAACCCGGCTGCGGTGGGCCGGCTGAAGCCCGGTCGGCTACGACCGTCGACCGCGGAACACCGAGCCGTAGCCGATCCGCATGGCAGGGCCGAAGAACTGCTCGACGTAAGCCCACACCGACCCGATCAGCTGATCGAGGCGCGCCTCGTCGACCTCGTCGAACGGCACTTGGCCGACGAGGTAGATCGCGTCCTCCGGCCCGATCGCGAAGGCCATCGCCTGCAGCCGCGCGTTGCGCCGGAGCAAGTGCTCGTACAGCTCGCCGTGCCGCTCGATGGGCGCCGGCATGACGTACGTCTCGTGGTGCAGCGATCGTTGGCGGAGCGTCAACCAGATGGTGAACGGTCCCCGCTCGTCGCCGATGAGGCGGGCGTACCACCGGTGCTCACCCGGATCGCCGCGCTCCACCACGTCGATGACCGGGTTGTCCTCGCGCAGGTCTTGCAGCCATTCGTCGATCTGCCGGTCGAGTGCGTCGAGCTCCTCGGGTGTGGCCGGGGCGTCGGGCGCGGGCGGGTCCGCTGGGTCGGGCGACTCCCGCAGGTTCGGCATGGGTCGATGGTAGGGGAGGCCGGCGCGTGCGACCGCGGTGGGCGAGCGACGCCGCCGATGCCATGAGCCTGGTTTGCGCGTCACTCTTGGCGCGCTCTCCAATGGGGCGGTGCGACCCGGAACCACCATCGTGTTGGTCGGCCTGCTGCTGTTGATCTTCGGCGCAGCGTTCATCCAGTTCGTGTTCCTCGCCCGTTGAGGACCTGGCCTCGGGGAGCGGCGCGGCCTCGGCGCTCTACCATCGAGCCGCCTGCGACCCTCGCCGAGGCAGCCAGGGAGTCGACGTGAACCTCGCATCGATCATCGAGTCGCACCCCGCCGAATCGCCGGCGCTGGTGAGCCGCGCCGATGTCACCTCCTACGGCCAGCTGCGTGACCAGACCGAGCGACTGCGTGGCGGGCTGGTCGGGCTCGGGATCCAGCCCGGCGACCGGGTCGCCATCTGCTGTGCCAACAACTGGTACTTCGTGGTGTCGTACCTGGCGGTGGTCGGCATCGGCGCGATCGCGGTGCCCCTCAACCCCACCAGCCCCGCGCCCGAACTGCAGCACGAGCTGACCGTGGTCGGTGCCAAGGCCGTGATCGCCGGCCCCTCTGGTCGTCACGGGGTCAGCGGCCTCGACCGCGCCGCTCTGCCGGAGTTGGAGGCGGTGGTGGCGGCTGCCGGCCACGGGCTCGCCGACGCGGTCGACTTGGAGCAGCTGCTCGCGGCCGGGCCGGCACCGATCGTCGATCGCGAGCCCGGCGACCTCGCCGCGCTGGTGTTCACCAGTGGCACGGCCGGTCGGCCCAAGGCCGCCATGTTGAGCCACCGCAACCTGCTGTCGAACATCGCCCAGTTGAACGCCGAGCCGAGCAGGGCGATCCGAGCCGACGAAGTCGTGCTCGTCGTGTTGCCGCTGTTCCACATCTTCGGCCTCACGGTCGGCATCGGCGCGGCGCTCGCCAACGGCGGATCGGTCGTGCTGGTGGAGCGCTTCGATCCCAGCTCGGCGCTCGAGACCGTCGGGCGGCACGGGGTCACGATCATCCCCGGCGCACCCGCGATGTGGGCGGCCTGGGCCAACCTGCCCGACGCGTCGCCCGACGCGCTGGCATCGGTGCGGCTCGCGCTCAGCGGGTCCGACAAGCTTCCGGCCGCCGTGGCAGAGGCCGTCGAAGCCCGGTTCGGCGTCGTGGTCCACGAGGGCTATGGCCTGACCGAGGCCGCGCCGGTGGTCACGACGTCGGTGGGTGACCAACCCCGCTACGGGTCGATCGGCGTGCCGTTGCCCGGTGTCGAGGTCCGCCTGGTCGACGCCGGCGGCGACGACGCCCTGATCGACGATCCCGGCGAGCTGTGGGTCCGCGGACCCAACGTCTTCCAGGGTTACTGGGACGACCCCGAGGCCACCGCCGCAGTGCTCACCGACGACGGGTGGCTGCGCACCGGCGACCTCGCGGTCGTGTCCGACGACGGGCACCTCACGCTCGTCGACCGGATGAAGGACCTCATCATCGTGTCGGGGTTCAACGTGTACC encodes:
- a CDS encoding AMP-binding protein, giving the protein MNLASIIESHPAESPALVSRADVTSYGQLRDQTERLRGGLVGLGIQPGDRVAICCANNWYFVVSYLAVVGIGAIAVPLNPTSPAPELQHELTVVGAKAVIAGPSGRHGVSGLDRAALPELEAVVAAAGHGLADAVDLEQLLAAGPAPIVDREPGDLAALVFTSGTAGRPKAAMLSHRNLLSNIAQLNAEPSRAIRADEVVLVVLPLFHIFGLTVGIGAALANGGSVVLVERFDPSSALETVGRHGVTIIPGAPAMWAAWANLPDASPDALASVRLALSGSDKLPAAVAEAVEARFGVVVHEGYGLTEAAPVVTTSVGDQPRYGSIGVPLPGVEVRLVDAGGDDALIDDPGELWVRGPNVFQGYWDDPEATAAVLTDDGWLRTGDLAVVSDDGHLTLVDRMKDLIIVSGFNVYPGEVEDVLIAHPGVDACAVVGVPHPYSGESVKAYVVGAPGVALEEDDLIAWCGQHLARYKCPEKVMFVTELPKGLSGKVLRSALD
- a CDS encoding YbjN domain-containing protein, which gives rise to MPNLRESPDPADPPAPDAPATPEELDALDRQIDEWLQDLREDNPVIDVVERGDPGEHRWYARLIGDERGPFTIWLTLRQRSLHHETYVMPAPIERHGELYEHLLRRNARLQAMAFAIGPEDAIYLVGQVPFDEVDEARLDQLIGSVWAYVEQFFGPAMRIGYGSVFRGRRS
- the proC gene encoding pyrroline-5-carboxylate reductase, which gives rise to MTRLLIVGGGRMGEALLGGLIQAGWAPAEQLAVSETDPHRREALADRFPGLATSAEPVAADGVVIAVKPQHVAGVADQLSGLGATTPKRVLSIAAGITLTVLESHLPAGTAVVRAVPNTPSLVGAGAAGISAGTTASVDDLAWATGILEAVGTVIEVPEPQLDAVTGLSGSGPAYVFLVAEALIEAGVLVGLSRTTAIDLTIQLLLGSARLLSEVGDAPAELRAAVTSPGGTTAAGLRELERAGVRAAFLDAVAAATARSRELG